The Longimicrobium sp. region ACAAGCCGCACGTGAACGTGGGCACCATCGGCCACGTGGACCACGGCAAGACCACGCTGACCGCGGCGATCACGCGGATCCAGGCCGCCAAGGGGCTGGCCGACTTCATCTCGTTCGACAACATCGACAAGGCT contains the following coding sequences:
- a CDS encoding GTP-binding protein, which produces MAKAKFERNKPHVNVGTIGHVDHGKTTLTAAITRIQAAKGLADFISFDNIDKA